A part of Abyssibacter profundi genomic DNA contains:
- a CDS encoding protein adenylyltransferase SelO produces MTPALVHRYLDALPGDATGGHHPRVVEHAAYSLVEPTPVRAPSLLAWSDALAKDFGLARPDTTDSSWLDVLAGNRRWPGTRPYANCYGGHQFGHWAGQLGDGRAITLGEFIDRSGRIHEFQLKGAGPTPYSRGADGRAVLRSSLREFICSEAMHALGVPTTRALSLVATGEQVVRDMFYDGHPAPEPGAIVCRVAPSFLRLGSYELPAARGDHDLLRRMVQYTISEHEPTIDPQSPEAVSQWFDAVCRRTAALVVEWTRVGFVHGVMNTDNLSIHGLTIDYGPYGWLEPYEPNWTPNTTDAQMRRYCFGRQPSIAQWNLSRFGGALAPLVDNTEALEAGLERYAQVYEASARQMYADKLGLAALEGAEDEALLSDLFKLMQQTETDYCLFFRCLAEVPAEGAPDSLRALFEPAYYRADDLRGPVGDALLAWLARYQARIGRHPSEQRREAMNAVNPLYVPRNYLAQQAIEAAEQGDLSELERLCAVLSQPYSAQPGAARYAARRPDWARHRPGCAALSCSS; encoded by the coding sequence ATGACCCCCGCCTTGGTCCACCGCTATCTAGACGCCCTGCCTGGCGATGCCACCGGTGGTCACCATCCACGTGTCGTCGAACACGCCGCCTACTCGTTGGTCGAACCGACACCGGTTCGGGCGCCAAGCCTGCTGGCGTGGTCCGATGCTCTGGCTAAAGATTTTGGCCTGGCCCGACCCGATACCACGGACTCATCCTGGCTTGATGTGCTGGCCGGCAACCGCCGCTGGCCAGGAACGCGTCCATACGCCAATTGTTACGGTGGCCATCAGTTCGGGCACTGGGCCGGGCAGCTGGGTGACGGGCGGGCCATCACGCTGGGCGAGTTTATTGATCGGTCCGGCCGCATCCACGAGTTCCAACTCAAAGGCGCGGGGCCCACGCCATACTCACGCGGCGCTGACGGTCGTGCGGTGCTGCGTTCTTCACTCCGAGAGTTCATCTGCAGCGAAGCCATGCATGCGCTAGGCGTACCGACCACTCGCGCCCTGTCGCTTGTCGCCACCGGGGAGCAGGTTGTACGTGACATGTTCTATGACGGCCATCCTGCGCCCGAGCCGGGGGCCATTGTCTGTCGGGTGGCGCCTTCGTTCTTGCGACTGGGTAGCTACGAACTACCCGCTGCACGGGGTGACCACGATCTGCTGCGGCGCATGGTGCAGTACACGATTTCAGAGCATGAACCCACGATTGACCCGCAGTCACCGGAGGCCGTGAGCCAGTGGTTCGATGCTGTTTGCCGGAGAACCGCAGCGCTGGTGGTCGAATGGACCCGGGTCGGGTTTGTTCACGGCGTGATGAACACCGACAACCTGTCGATCCATGGTCTGACCATCGACTACGGGCCGTATGGTTGGCTCGAACCCTATGAGCCGAACTGGACCCCGAACACCACCGATGCCCAGATGCGTCGGTACTGCTTTGGGAGACAGCCGAGTATCGCGCAGTGGAATCTGTCCCGATTCGGTGGCGCGTTGGCTCCGCTGGTCGACAACACCGAAGCCCTGGAGGCGGGTCTCGAGCGGTATGCGCAAGTCTACGAGGCATCGGCACGGCAGATGTACGCGGACAAGCTTGGACTGGCCGCATTAGAAGGGGCCGAGGACGAAGCCTTGCTCAGTGATTTGTTCAAGCTCATGCAGCAGACCGAAACCGACTACTGCCTGTTCTTTCGTTGCCTGGCCGAAGTGCCCGCCGAGGGCGCGCCGGATTCATTGCGCGCGCTGTTTGAACCGGCGTACTACCGAGCTGATGATTTACGCGGCCCCGTCGGTGACGCGCTGCTCGCTTGGCTGGCCCGCTATCAAGCGCGGATTGGCAGGCATCCGTCGGAGCAGCGGCGGGAGGCCATGAATGCGGTGAACCCGCTTTATGTGCCCAGAAACTATCTGGCACAGCAGGCCATCGAAGCGGCGGAGCAGGGTGACCTAAGCGAGCTGGAACGGCTTTGCGCCGTTTTGTCCCAACCCTACTCAGCGCAACCTGGGGCTGCGCGGTATGCGGCCAGACGCCCCGACTGGGCGCGGCATCGGCCGGGCTGCGCCGCACTGTCCTGCAGCTCCTGA